From the genome of Psychroserpens ponticola, one region includes:
- the msrA gene encoding peptide-methionine (S)-S-oxide reductase MsrA, translated as MKTLFITLIITLLFSCKNIAQVSNEQQAIINASPIEVPLDNGKARAYFASGCFWCVEAVYESVKGVDEVINGYSGGFTDKPTYQLSNTGRTGHAEAVEVIYNPNIVSFATLVDVFFASQNPTQVNGQGPDYGSQYRSIIFYQNDTQKKIIEKKKTTLAKELNAKIAAEVYPFLKFWIGEDYHQNYERLHPNNSYIRNVSIPRLRSFQAKMPTILKANH; from the coding sequence ATGAAAACATTATTTATAACATTAATCATCACATTACTCTTCAGTTGCAAAAACATTGCGCAAGTTAGTAATGAACAACAGGCCATTATTAATGCAAGTCCAATTGAAGTCCCTTTAGATAACGGAAAAGCACGCGCTTATTTTGCTAGTGGTTGTTTTTGGTGTGTAGAAGCTGTTTACGAAAGCGTTAAAGGTGTAGATGAAGTCATTAATGGCTATTCTGGTGGTTTTACAGATAAACCAACTTATCAATTGAGCAATACCGGAAGAACAGGACACGCAGAAGCTGTAGAAGTTATTTATAATCCAAATATAGTAAGCTTTGCAACTTTAGTGGATGTCTTTTTTGCGTCTCAAAATCCAACACAGGTTAATGGTCAAGGACCAGATTATGGATCTCAATATCGTTCTATTATTTTTTATCAAAATGATACACAGAAAAAAATCATTGAAAAGAAGAAAACTACTTTAGCTAAAGAACTCAATGCAAAAATTGCTGCGGAAGTTTATCCGTTTTTAAAATTCTGGATAGGAGAAGACTATCATCAAAATTACGAAAGGCTTCATCCAAATAATAGTTATATTAGGAATGTATCAATTCCAAGATTAAGAAGTTTTCAAGCTAAAATGCCAACTATTTTAAAAGCGAATCATTAA
- a CDS encoding zinc ribbon domain-containing protein, whose translation MAKKAETSVEVRLRALYDLQLIDSRVDEIRNLRGELPLEVQDLEDEVEGLNTRLEKLGTNLDLIDDQIKGKKNLIEEAKALIKKYSEQQKNVRNNREYNSLTKEVEFQELEIQLAEKHIKEFKVQIDQKKEVISETKSKLKDRTTHLKHKRGELNEILAETQKEEDALLKKSEDFQKKLDDRLVNAYLRIRNNVKNGLAVVPIERGASGGSFFTIPPQIQVEIASRKKVITDEHSGRILVDAELAEEEKEKMEKMFAKL comes from the coding sequence ATGGCAAAAAAAGCTGAAACATCTGTTGAAGTACGATTAAGAGCATTGTATGATTTACAATTAATCGACTCTAGAGTAGATGAAATTAGAAACCTAAGAGGAGAATTACCTCTAGAGGTTCAAGATTTAGAAGATGAAGTTGAAGGTTTAAATACAAGACTTGAAAAGTTAGGTACGAACTTAGATCTTATTGACGACCAAATCAAAGGAAAGAAAAATCTTATTGAAGAAGCGAAAGCGCTAATCAAAAAATATAGCGAACAGCAAAAGAATGTTAGAAATAACAGAGAATACAATTCTTTAACGAAAGAAGTTGAGTTTCAAGAATTAGAAATTCAATTAGCTGAAAAGCACATCAAAGAATTTAAAGTTCAGATCGATCAGAAAAAAGAAGTGATTTCTGAAACTAAAAGCAAACTTAAAGATCGCACAACACACCTTAAGCATAAGCGTGGTGAGTTAAACGAAATTTTAGCTGAAACTCAAAAAGAAGAGGATGCATTACTTAAAAAATCTGAAGATTTCCAAAAGAAGTTAGACGATCGTTTAGTAAACGCTTACTTACGTATTAGAAATAATGTAAAAAATGGATTAGCGGTTGTACCAATTGAAAGAGGTGCTTCTGGAGGATCATTCTTTACAATTCCACCACAAATTCAAGTTGAAATTGCTTCTCGTAAAAAAGTAATTACTGATGAGCATAGTGGACGTATTTTAGTTGATGCTGAATTAGCTGAAGAAGAGAAAGAAAAAATGGAAAAAATGTTTGCAAAACTTTAG